The following proteins are encoded in a genomic region of Porphyrobacter sp. CACIAM 03H1:
- a CDS encoding DMT family transporter, protein MPRSLPLSALGIMLFCNVAWAMNVVVSKIAVSTLGLPPLFYTVLRSATVLAVLFPLLLRQRPDRLPLVLAIGFAITGGSFGLQFIGLQTASPSAVGIVNLSGAPLTVLFAIIFLGEEVRWRRGLGMALALGGVGLAIGAPSEAGDPVGLGFAFAGVLVGAFASVFVKRLEVESVTLQAWAGLASLLVMLPATLALESGQWEAFSAAPLAAAGCVLFAGLVVSVGAHSAYFRLFQTYDANLVVPLTLLTPLLTIAFGTWLTGDTIHWPLIVGGIMALVGVAIIVIRPSRTIFKWQLMRPKI, encoded by the coding sequence ATGCCGAGGAGCCTGCCCCTCTCCGCGCTCGGCATCATGCTGTTCTGCAATGTCGCCTGGGCGATGAACGTCGTGGTCAGCAAGATCGCGGTCTCGACGCTTGGCCTGCCGCCGCTGTTCTACACCGTGCTGCGATCGGCGACGGTGCTGGCGGTGCTGTTCCCGCTGCTGCTGCGCCAGAGACCCGACCGCCTGCCGCTGGTGCTGGCGATCGGCTTTGCCATCACGGGCGGGAGTTTCGGCTTGCAGTTCATCGGCCTCCAGACCGCGAGCCCCTCGGCGGTAGGGATCGTCAACCTCTCGGGCGCGCCGCTCACCGTGCTGTTCGCGATCATCTTCCTCGGCGAGGAGGTGCGCTGGCGGCGCGGGCTGGGCATGGCGCTGGCGCTGGGCGGCGTGGGCCTTGCCATCGGCGCGCCTTCGGAGGCGGGCGATCCGGTGGGGCTGGGCTTCGCCTTCGCGGGCGTGCTGGTGGGGGCCTTCGCTTCGGTCTTCGTCAAGCGGCTGGAGGTGGAATCGGTGACCTTGCAGGCCTGGGCCGGGCTCGCTTCGCTGCTGGTCATGCTCCCCGCCACGCTGGCGCTGGAAAGCGGGCAGTGGGAGGCGTTCAGCGCCGCCCCGCTGGCGGCGGCGGGATGCGTGCTGTTTGCCGGGTTGGTCGTCTCGGTCGGCGCCCACTCGGCCTATTTCCGGCTGTTCCAGACCTACGACGCCAACCTCGTCGTGCCCCTGACCCTGCTTACCCCGCTACTCACCATCGCCTTCGGGACCTGGCTGACGGGGGACACGATCCACTGGCCGCTGATCGTCGGCGGGATCATGGCGCTCGTCGGAGTGGCGATCATCGTCATCCGTCCGAGCCGAACGATCTTCAAGTGGCAGCTGATGCGGCCGAAGATCTGA
- a CDS encoding SLATT domain-containing protein, translating to MSSKSDLESIARAAYDIGFGAKKHFATFDAVEKLPGWVGFISFSIGVFALIHEPLAKKFVSATLVVAGMSVIYLAVYRSADYEKAGKALTDIYHELAALHTQAMNGGFRGSISDKVSECRRRAQDVSISRQLFLADWWAHYKFFGQQQTGWIEAELGLTWRDKWPASLRFTMSAAAISAIAAAAYYWSS from the coding sequence TTGTCTAGCAAATCAGACCTTGAAAGCATCGCTAGAGCTGCCTACGACATCGGCTTTGGCGCAAAGAAACATTTTGCAACGTTCGATGCTGTGGAGAAGCTCCCGGGCTGGGTAGGCTTCATTTCATTCTCTATCGGCGTGTTTGCCCTTATACACGAGCCACTCGCAAAGAAGTTCGTTTCAGCGACGCTCGTGGTCGCAGGTATGTCCGTTATATACCTCGCGGTGTATCGCTCTGCTGATTACGAAAAGGCAGGCAAAGCACTCACAGACATATACCACGAGCTTGCTGCTCTACACACCCAAGCCATGAATGGAGGGTTTCGTGGCAGCATCTCAGACAAGGTGAGCGAATGTCGTCGGAGAGCTCAAGACGTCTCAATAAGTCGCCAGTTGTTTCTGGCCGATTGGTGGGCGCATTATAAATTTTTCGGCCAACAACAAACCGGATGGATTGAGGCGGAGTTAGGCCTGACTTGGCGAGACAAATGGCCGGCTAGCCTTCGGTTTACGATGAGCGCGGCCGCAATCTCCGCCATTGCCGCAGCCGCCTACTACTGGTCGAGCTAA
- a CDS encoding glutathione S-transferase — protein sequence MTLPVLYSFRRCPYAMRARMALWVAGIMVELREVKLAAKPPALLAASPKGTVPVLVLADGRVIDESLDIMRWALGQNDREHWLAGADPALIAANDGPFKHHLDRAKYPGRYEEEHTATDHRAAALALLAPLQARLAEAPYLCGDRRSLTDIALLPFIRQFAAIDPAWFAAQANPRLQAWLDELLASDLFAAVMPKFAPWKEGDAPALFGP from the coding sequence ATGACGCTGCCGGTCCTCTACTCTTTCCGCCGGTGCCCCTACGCCATGCGGGCGCGGATGGCGCTGTGGGTGGCCGGCATCATGGTGGAGCTGCGCGAGGTGAAGCTCGCCGCCAAGCCGCCCGCGCTCCTCGCGGCGAGCCCCAAGGGGACCGTGCCGGTGCTGGTGCTGGCCGATGGACGGGTGATTGACGAAAGCCTCGACATCATGCGCTGGGCGCTCGGGCAGAACGATCGCGAGCATTGGCTGGCGGGCGCGGATCCTGCCCTGATCGCCGCCAATGACGGGCCGTTCAAGCACCACCTCGACCGCGCGAAATATCCAGGCCGCTACGAGGAGGAGCACACCGCCACCGATCACCGCGCTGCCGCCCTCGCCCTGCTTGCCCCGCTGCAGGCACGGCTGGCGGAGGCACCCTACCTGTGCGGCGACAGGCGCAGCCTCACCGACATCGCGCTGCTGCCCTTCATCCGCCAGTTCGCCGCGATCGACCCTGCATGGTTCGCCGCACAGGCCAATCCCCGCTTGCAGGCTTGGCTCGACGAGTTGCTGGCATCCGATCTGTTCGCCGCCGTCATGCCCAAGTTCGCCCCTTGGAAGGAAGGCGACGCGCCGGCGCTGTTCGGGCCCTAA
- a CDS encoding rhodanese-related sulfurtransferase — MVSLDSRSDAGLQVAALYQFTRFDDPAALQGPLLAVCEAHGIKGTLLLAREGINGTIAGMPEALDGVLAHIRALPGCANLDVKFSSAPAMPFGKMKVRVKREIVTMGQPDIDPTLSVGTYVDAQDWNALIADPDTVVIDTRNDYEVAIGTFAGAVDPATPSFRDFPAWFRDNREALLAGKKKVAMFCTGGIRCEKSTSFLRAEGVEEVYHLRGGILKYLEQVSESDSLWQGECFVFDERVSLGHGLAQGTHSRCQPCGRPFPIGGACPVCGPAAPA; from the coding sequence ATGGTGAGCCTCGACAGCCGATCCGATGCTGGCCTGCAGGTTGCCGCGCTCTACCAGTTCACGCGCTTCGACGATCCGGCCGCCCTTCAGGGCCCGCTGCTGGCGGTGTGCGAGGCGCACGGCATCAAGGGCACGCTGCTGCTCGCGCGCGAGGGGATCAACGGGACGATTGCGGGCATGCCGGAAGCGCTGGATGGGGTGCTAGCCCACATCCGCGCGCTGCCGGGATGTGCCAACCTCGACGTGAAGTTCTCCTCCGCGCCCGCGATGCCCTTCGGCAAGATGAAGGTCCGTGTGAAGCGCGAGATCGTCACCATGGGCCAGCCCGACATCGATCCCACCCTCAGCGTCGGCACCTATGTCGACGCGCAGGACTGGAACGCGCTCATCGCCGATCCCGATACCGTCGTGATCGACACCCGCAACGATTACGAGGTCGCCATCGGCACCTTCGCGGGCGCGGTCGATCCCGCCACGCCGTCCTTTCGTGATTTCCCCGCCTGGTTCCGCGACAACCGCGAGGCCCTGCTGGCGGGCAAAAAGAAGGTCGCGATGTTCTGCACCGGGGGCATCCGCTGCGAGAAATCGACCAGCTTCCTGCGCGCGGAGGGCGTGGAGGAGGTCTATCACCTGCGTGGAGGGATTCTCAAATATCTCGAGCAAGTCTCTGAAAGCGATAGCCTGTGGCAGGGCGAGTGCTTTGTCTTCGATGAACGTGTGAGCCTCGGCCACGGCCTTGCGCAGGGCACCCACTCGCGCTGCCAGCCCTGCGGACGGCCTTTCCCGATCGGGGGAGCGTGTCCGGTATGCGGCCCTGCCGCGCCCGCATAA
- a CDS encoding NAD(+) synthase, which produces MSEAHPFFDMHEHGFVRVATATPCSRTADVAYNTAGVLAEAKKAHAANVDLVVFPELTLSSYAIDDLLLQHALIERVEQALAEVVAASAELSPVLVLGAPLKRGDKLYNCAVVVARGQILGVVPKSFLPNYREFYEKRHFAHGRGCTDLWIAVAGEEVPFGTDLIFAAANLPGFRFGIEICEDFWAPVPPGMQAALAGALILCNLSASPVTIGRADDRHLHCRSSASRAIAAYVYSASGHGESTTDLSWDGQGVVYEMSALLAQSERFDRSGELTIVDIDTERLAAERIRNQTFADAAEWAGRPDDTYRKVVFEHAYAAGDIGLVRPVARFPFVPDRPERLDEDCYEAFNIQVDALMRRMQSTGSKSLVIGISGGLDSTHALIVAAKACDRLGLPRSTIRGYTMPGFGTSEGTKTNAHRLMAAMEITAGEIDIRPAAMKMLEDIGHPFADGEPVHDVTFENVQAGLRTDYLFRLAGQHKGFVVGTGDLSELALGWCTYGVGDHMSHYGVNAGVPKTLIQYLIRWVIATGQFTDACGQVLGDVLATEISPELVPPGADGAMQSTESLVGPYELNDFFLHHITRFGQRPTKTAFLAWHAWKEAGSGLWPAGFPEGARNAYDLATIARWLDKFCARFFGFSQFKRSALPNGPKVSSAGALSPRGDWRAPSDAVAAVWREELRQGLPDEVANDLPA; this is translated from the coding sequence ATGAGCGAAGCCCACCCCTTTTTCGACATGCACGAACACGGCTTCGTGCGCGTGGCGACGGCGACCCCGTGCAGCCGCACCGCCGATGTCGCCTACAATACCGCCGGCGTGCTCGCCGAGGCGAAGAAGGCGCACGCGGCGAACGTCGATCTGGTGGTCTTCCCGGAGCTGACCCTGTCCTCCTACGCGATCGACGACCTGCTGCTCCAGCACGCGCTGATCGAGCGGGTTGAGCAGGCGCTGGCCGAGGTGGTCGCCGCCTCGGCCGAATTGTCGCCGGTGCTGGTGCTGGGCGCGCCGCTGAAGCGCGGGGACAAGCTCTACAATTGCGCGGTGGTGGTCGCCCGCGGCCAGATCCTCGGCGTGGTGCCCAAGAGCTTCCTGCCCAATTACCGCGAATTCTACGAAAAGCGCCACTTCGCCCACGGGCGGGGCTGCACCGACCTGTGGATCGCCGTGGCGGGCGAGGAAGTGCCCTTCGGCACCGATCTGATCTTCGCGGCTGCGAACCTGCCCGGCTTCCGCTTCGGGATCGAGATCTGCGAGGATTTCTGGGCGCCCGTGCCGCCCGGGATGCAGGCCGCGCTCGCCGGGGCGCTGATCCTGTGCAACCTCTCTGCGTCGCCCGTCACCATCGGACGGGCGGACGACCGCCACCTCCACTGCCGCTCCAGCGCCAGCCGCGCGATCGCCGCCTATGTCTATTCGGCGAGCGGGCACGGCGAGAGCACCACCGACCTTTCGTGGGACGGGCAGGGCGTGGTCTACGAGATGAGCGCGCTGCTGGCGCAGTCCGAACGCTTCGACCGGTCGGGCGAGCTCACCATCGTCGACATCGACACCGAGCGTCTCGCCGCCGAGCGGATACGCAACCAAACCTTCGCCGACGCGGCGGAGTGGGCGGGGCGGCCGGACGACACCTACCGCAAGGTCGTGTTCGAGCACGCCTATGCTGCGGGCGATATCGGCCTGGTCCGCCCGGTGGCGCGCTTTCCCTTCGTGCCCGACCGGCCGGAACGGCTCGACGAGGATTGCTACGAGGCCTTCAACATCCAGGTCGACGCGCTGATGCGGCGGATGCAGTCGACCGGCAGCAAGAGCCTCGTGATCGGCATCTCGGGCGGGCTCGACTCCACCCATGCGCTGATCGTCGCCGCCAAGGCCTGTGACCGGCTGGGCCTGCCGAGGAGCACGATCCGGGGCTACACCATGCCCGGCTTCGGCACGTCGGAGGGGACGAAGACCAATGCCCACCGGCTGATGGCGGCGATGGAGATCACCGCGGGCGAGATCGACATCCGCCCCGCCGCGATGAAGATGCTGGAGGACATCGGCCACCCCTTCGCCGATGGCGAGCCGGTCCACGACGTGACCTTCGAGAACGTCCAGGCGGGCCTGAGGACCGATTACCTCTTCCGCCTCGCCGGACAGCACAAGGGCTTCGTCGTCGGCACCGGCGACCTTTCCGAGCTGGCGCTGGGCTGGTGCACCTATGGCGTGGGCGACCACATGAGCCATTACGGCGTCAACGCGGGCGTGCCCAAGACCCTGATCCAGTACCTGATCCGCTGGGTGATCGCGACGGGCCAGTTCACCGACGCCTGTGGGCAGGTGCTGGGCGATGTGCTCGCGACCGAGATCAGCCCGGAACTCGTGCCCCCGGGCGCGGACGGGGCCATGCAATCGACCGAGAGCCTCGTCGGGCCCTATGAGCTCAACGACTTCTTCCTCCACCACATCACCCGCTTCGGCCAGCGGCCCACCAAGACCGCCTTCCTGGCGTGGCACGCGTGGAAGGAGGCGGGCAGCGGCCTCTGGCCGGCGGGCTTCCCCGAGGGCGCCAGGAACGCCTACGACCTTGCCACCATTGCCCGCTGGCTCGACAAGTTCTGCGCGCGCTTCTTCGGCTTTTCGCAGTTCAAGCGGTCCGCGCTGCCCAACGGCCCGAAGGTCTCCTCGGCGGGCGCCCTGTCCCCGCGCGGCGACTGGCGCGCGCCCTCCGATGCGGTGGCGGCCGTGTGGCGCGAGGAATTGCGCCAGGGCCTGCCCGACGAGGTGGCGAACGACCTTCCCGCCTGA
- a CDS encoding pirin family protein: MIELRPFNTLGAANHGWLDAHHHFSFAGYHDPARVHWGALRVWNDDAIAPKSGFPTHPHSDMEIITYVRTGAITHRDSMGNEGRTEAGDVQVMSAGSGVAHSEFNLEDETTTLFQIWIIPDARGGQPSWGARQFPKETRNGAFVPLASGAANDDDALPIRADARVLGATIKAGESVTYTPRSADRHLYLVPATGKVRIDDVEANARDGVAITQMDSVTITALEDSEVVLVDAA, from the coding sequence ATGATCGAACTCAGGCCCTTCAACACCCTCGGCGCCGCCAACCACGGCTGGCTGGACGCGCATCATCACTTCTCCTTCGCAGGCTACCACGATCCGGCGCGGGTCCACTGGGGAGCGCTGCGCGTCTGGAACGACGATGCCATCGCGCCCAAGAGCGGCTTCCCCACCCATCCGCACAGCGACATGGAGATCATCACCTATGTCCGCACCGGGGCGATCACGCACCGCGATTCGATGGGCAACGAAGGCCGCACCGAGGCGGGCGACGTGCAGGTGATGAGCGCCGGCAGCGGCGTCGCGCACTCCGAGTTCAACCTCGAGGACGAGACGACCACGTTGTTCCAGATCTGGATCATCCCCGATGCGCGGGGCGGCCAGCCGAGCTGGGGCGCGCGGCAGTTCCCCAAGGAGACCCGCAACGGCGCCTTCGTGCCGCTGGCGAGCGGCGCGGCGAACGACGATGACGCGCTTCCCATCCGGGCCGATGCCCGGGTGCTGGGCGCGACCATCAAGGCGGGCGAGAGCGTGACCTACACGCCCCGCTCGGCGGATCGCCACCTCTACCTCGTCCCCGCCACCGGCAAGGTGCGGATCGACGATGTCGAGGCGAACGCCCGCGACGGCGTGGCGATCACGCAGATGGACAGCGTGACCATCACCGCGCTCGAAGACAGCGAGGTCGTGCTGGTCGACGCGGCGTAA
- a CDS encoding branched-chain amino acid aminotransferase produces MHVTRLPHPSPTPAETRDALIADPGFGTVFTDHMVTVDYDEALGGWQTPVIGPREPIALDPAASVLHYAQEIFEGLKAYRHPDGALGLFRPEANAARFNASAERLAMPALPEELFIGAIRELLAADGAWYPAVEGGALYLRPFMIATEAFLGVRPAKKYKFIVIASPAGNYFKSGAKAVSIWISDYTRAAPGGTGAAKCGGNYAASLVPTGQAFAKGHDQVLFLDAVERKWVEELGGMNLFFVFADGTVITPPLTGTILPGITRDSLITLLEEQGLKVSEAPYSIDQWRTDAASGHLVEVMACGTAAVVTAVGKVAGPEGEFTIGAGGIGQTTAALRETLVGIQTGRIADTHGWVMRV; encoded by the coding sequence ATGCACGTCACCCGCCTCCCCCACCCCTCGCCCACCCCCGCCGAGACCCGCGATGCGCTGATTGCCGATCCCGGCTTCGGCACCGTCTTCACCGATCACATGGTGACGGTCGACTACGACGAGGCGCTGGGCGGCTGGCAGACCCCCGTGATCGGCCCGCGCGAGCCGATCGCGCTCGATCCGGCGGCGAGCGTGCTGCACTACGCACAGGAAATCTTCGAGGGGCTGAAGGCCTACCGCCACCCCGACGGCGCGCTCGGCCTGTTCCGGCCCGAGGCCAACGCCGCCCGCTTCAACGCCTCGGCCGAGCGGCTCGCCATGCCCGCACTCCCCGAGGAGCTGTTCATCGGCGCGATCCGCGAGTTGCTCGCCGCCGACGGCGCGTGGTATCCGGCGGTCGAGGGCGGCGCGCTCTACCTGCGGCCCTTCATGATCGCGACCGAGGCCTTCCTCGGCGTGCGTCCGGCAAAGAAGTACAAGTTCATCGTTATCGCAAGTCCGGCCGGCAACTACTTCAAATCGGGCGCAAAGGCGGTGAGCATCTGGATCTCCGACTACACCCGCGCGGCCCCCGGCGGCACCGGCGCGGCCAAGTGCGGGGGGAACTATGCCGCCAGCCTCGTCCCCACCGGCCAAGCCTTCGCCAAGGGCCATGACCAGGTGCTGTTCCTCGATGCGGTCGAACGCAAATGGGTCGAGGAACTGGGCGGCATGAACCTGTTCTTCGTCTTTGCCGACGGCACGGTCATCACCCCGCCGCTGACTGGCACGATCCTGCCCGGCATCACCCGCGACTCGCTGATCACGCTGCTGGAGGAGCAGGGGCTGAAGGTGTCCGAGGCCCCCTACTCGATCGACCAGTGGCGCACCGACGCGGCGAGCGGCCACCTCGTCGAGGTGATGGCCTGCGGGACGGCGGCGGTCGTCACGGCGGTCGGCAAGGTGGCAGGGCCGGAGGGTGAATTCACCATCGGCGCAGGCGGCATCGGCCAGACCACGGCAGCATTGCGCGAGACGTTGGTGGGCATCCAGACGGGCCGCATTGCCGACACCCATGGCTGGGTGATGCGGGTGTAA
- a CDS encoding DNA topoisomerase IB yields the protein MEKLVYVDDDLPGITRRRAGKGWAYYDPGGALIRDPAERRRLNAIALPPAYTDAWFCPAANGHILATGYDDAGRKQYRYHPDFRAARESAKYDACAAFGKRLPLIRRRVDTDLRAPGVTRERALAAVVRLLDLSAIRIGNEHYARTNESYGATTLRADHAEVGARRIMLCFVGKGGKEHELDLVDGRLARAVARMQDLAGEGEDDHLFRYEDDGGVLRPVASADVNAYLRETMGEDFSAKHFRTFHASSLAFEKLAEGPGEVRMKEMLEHVAERLGNTPAIARSSYVHPAVIARIEGQAAWREGLRLPRRTRWLTRAERGLIAFLEECGTAGDYLAEDAG from the coding sequence ATGGAAAAGCTGGTCTATGTCGACGATGACCTGCCCGGCATCACCCGCAGGCGGGCGGGGAAGGGCTGGGCCTACTACGATCCCGGCGGGGCGCTGATCCGCGATCCCGCGGAGCGGCGGCGGCTCAATGCCATCGCCTTGCCCCCGGCCTACACCGACGCATGGTTCTGCCCGGCCGCCAACGGCCACATCCTCGCCACCGGCTATGACGATGCGGGGCGCAAGCAGTACCGCTACCACCCCGATTTCCGCGCGGCGCGCGAGAGCGCGAAATACGATGCCTGCGCCGCCTTCGGCAAGCGTCTGCCGCTGATCCGCAGGCGTGTCGACACCGATCTGCGCGCGCCAGGCGTGACCCGCGAAAGGGCGCTGGCGGCGGTGGTGCGTCTGCTCGACCTGTCGGCGATCCGCATCGGCAACGAGCACTACGCCCGCACCAACGAGAGCTATGGGGCGACGACCCTGCGGGCCGACCATGCCGAGGTCGGCGCGCGGCGGATCATGCTGTGCTTTGTCGGCAAGGGCGGCAAGGAGCACGAGCTCGATCTCGTCGACGGGCGCCTCGCACGGGCCGTGGCGCGGATGCAGGATCTGGCCGGGGAGGGGGAGGATGACCACCTGTTCCGTTACGAGGACGACGGGGGCGTGCTGCGCCCCGTCGCCTCGGCCGACGTCAACGCCTATCTGCGCGAGACGATGGGCGAGGATTTCTCCGCCAAGCATTTCCGCACCTTCCACGCGAGCAGCCTTGCCTTCGAGAAGCTGGCCGAGGGCCCCGGGGAGGTGCGCATGAAGGAGATGCTCGAACACGTCGCCGAACGCCTCGGCAACACCCCGGCGATCGCGCGCAGTTCCTACGTCCATCCGGCGGTGATCGCGCGGATCGAGGGGCAGGCGGCATGGCGCGAGGGCCTGAGGCTCCCGCGCCGCACCCGCTGGCTGACCCGGGCCGAGCGCGGGCTGATCGCCTTTCTGGAAGAATGCGGCACGGCGGGCGATTATCTGGCGGAGGACGCTGGCTGA
- a CDS encoding LysR family transcriptional regulator yields MKLGEPSLDQLRIFIAVTEAGSFGGAAKAMGRAVSAISYGIAQLEAQLALTLFEREGSRRPVLTPAGEGLLAEARAIADAADALLAKARSLHAGQEPSLTLVIDVMVPGEITAHVLGSFRQMFPTCALTMRIEGLGAVAACLIEGGADLALGGPVIGDHPMLERQAVGELDLVPVAAPSHALARAGVQPGESRRHLQLVLTDRSPLTEGREFSVLSPLTWRLGDLGAKHSLLKEGLGWGNMPRGMVAGDLAAGTLVELDLPEKPGAHYRLSVLWRRDTRLGPAASWLVDAFRAGLAG; encoded by the coding sequence ATGAAGCTCGGTGAACCCTCCCTCGATCAGCTACGCATCTTCATCGCCGTCACGGAAGCCGGCAGCTTCGGCGGCGCGGCCAAGGCAATGGGGCGTGCGGTTTCCGCGATCTCCTACGGCATCGCCCAGCTCGAGGCGCAGCTCGCGCTGACCCTGTTCGAGCGCGAGGGCTCGCGCCGCCCGGTTCTGACACCGGCGGGGGAGGGCCTGCTGGCCGAGGCGCGCGCCATCGCCGATGCGGCCGATGCCTTGCTCGCCAAGGCGCGCTCGCTCCATGCCGGGCAGGAGCCGTCGCTGACGCTGGTGATCGACGTGATGGTGCCGGGCGAGATCACCGCGCATGTCCTCGGGAGCTTCCGGCAGATGTTTCCGACCTGTGCGCTGACCATGCGGATCGAGGGGCTGGGCGCGGTCGCCGCCTGCCTGATCGAGGGCGGGGCCGATCTGGCGCTCGGCGGGCCGGTGATCGGCGATCATCCGATGCTGGAGAGGCAGGCCGTCGGCGAGCTCGATCTGGTGCCGGTCGCCGCGCCCTCGCACGCGCTGGCGCGCGCAGGCGTGCAGCCGGGGGAGAGCCGCCGCCACCTGCAACTGGTGCTGACCGACCGTTCGCCTCTGACCGAGGGGCGCGAGTTCTCGGTGCTCTCGCCGCTGACCTGGCGGCTGGGGGATCTCGGCGCGAAGCATTCGCTGCTGAAAGAGGGCCTCGGCTGGGGCAATATGCCGCGCGGGATGGTGGCGGGCGATCTGGCGGCAGGCACGCTGGTGGAGCTCGACCTGCCGGAGAAACCGGGCGCGCATTACCGTCTCAGCGTGCTATGGCGGCGCGATACGCGGCTGGGGCCTGCGGCAAGCTGGCTGGTGGACGCCTTCAGGGCGGGGCTGGCCGGTTAG
- the yghU gene encoding glutathione-dependent disulfide-bond oxidoreductase, producing the protein MADATYTPPAVWSADTVSGGRFASINRPTAGAREERDLPVGANPFQLYSLATPNGVKATIMLEELIEAGHSVAEYDAWTVNISEGEQFTSGFVGVNPNSKIPALLDRSDPAAPFRVFESGAILVHLAEKFGMFLPADAARRAEVLSWVFWQVASGPFIGGGFGHFYAYAPEKYEYPINRYAMETKRIFDVADKRLAESRFLAGDEYSLADIANFPWLAPFTTGTIYNDAKTFLSIDEYANVGRWVKEIAARPAVKRGRIVNKVWGDEDTQLRERHSAADFEGKRLD; encoded by the coding sequence ATGGCCGATGCCACATACACCCCGCCTGCCGTCTGGAGCGCCGACACCGTTTCGGGCGGCCGCTTCGCCAGCATCAACCGCCCCACCGCCGGCGCCCGTGAGGAGCGCGACCTGCCGGTCGGCGCCAACCCCTTCCAGCTCTATTCGCTCGCCACCCCCAACGGGGTGAAGGCGACGATCATGCTCGAGGAGCTGATCGAGGCCGGACACAGCGTCGCCGAATACGACGCGTGGACGGTCAACATCTCCGAAGGCGAACAGTTCACCAGCGGCTTTGTCGGCGTAAACCCCAATTCCAAGATCCCCGCCCTCCTCGACCGCAGCGATCCGGCCGCGCCCTTCCGCGTGTTCGAGAGCGGCGCGATCCTCGTCCATCTGGCCGAGAAGTTCGGGATGTTCCTTCCCGCCGATGCCGCCAGGCGTGCCGAGGTCTTGAGCTGGGTGTTCTGGCAGGTGGCGAGCGGCCCCTTCATCGGCGGCGGCTTCGGCCATTTCTACGCCTATGCGCCGGAGAAATACGAATACCCCATCAACCGCTACGCGATGGAGACCAAGCGGATCTTCGACGTGGCGGACAAGCGGCTGGCGGAAAGCCGGTTCCTGGCGGGCGACGAATACAGCCTCGCCGACATCGCCAACTTCCCTTGGCTCGCGCCCTTCACCACCGGCACGATCTACAACGACGCGAAGACCTTCCTGTCGATCGACGAATACGCGAACGTCGGCCGCTGGGTGAAGGAGATCGCCGCGCGCCCGGCGGTGAAGCGCGGCCGGATCGTCAACAAGGTCTGGGGCGACGAAGACACCCAGCTGCGCGAACGCCACTCGGCGGCAGATTTCGAAGGCAAGCGGCTCGATTGA
- a CDS encoding FMN-dependent NADH-azoreductase, producing MSNILYITASIRSEADSISRGLGQRLVDGLAARNGASVTTRDLAANDLPYVSAERFGANLTPAADRTPEQAELARIADELIAELQAADTIVIASPIYNFGPPATFKAWADLVARAGTTFRYTATGPEGLLTGKKAYIAIASGGTPVGSEIDFMSRWLTFFLGFLGITDVEIVAADGIMGEGGEAKIAAAQDAALKLAA from the coding sequence ATGAGCAACATCCTCTACATCACCGCCAGCATCCGTTCGGAGGCCGACAGCATCTCGCGCGGCCTCGGCCAGCGCCTCGTCGATGGCCTCGCCGCCCGGAACGGCGCCAGCGTCACCACCCGCGACCTTGCCGCGAACGACCTGCCCTATGTCAGCGCCGAGCGTTTTGGCGCGAACCTCACCCCCGCCGCCGATCGCACTCCGGAGCAGGCCGAACTCGCGCGGATCGCCGACGAACTCATCGCCGAGCTGCAGGCCGCCGACACCATCGTGATCGCCTCGCCGATCTACAACTTCGGACCGCCCGCCACGTTCAAGGCCTGGGCCGACCTCGTCGCCCGCGCCGGCACCACCTTCCGCTACACCGCGACCGGCCCCGAAGGCCTGCTGACAGGCAAGAAGGCCTATATCGCCATCGCCAGCGGCGGCACGCCGGTGGGCAGCGAGATCGACTTCATGAGCCGCTGGCTGACCTTCTTCCTCGGCTTCCTCGGCATCACCGACGTGGAGATCGTCGCCGCCGACGGGATCATGGGAGAAGGCGGCGAAGCCAAGATCGCCGCGGCGCAGGACGCGGCGCTGAAGCTCGCGGCATGA